GAAAGATGTGTCCGAGTCGTCCACGTCCACCCCTCACCACACATCTAGACCGTCAACTCCACTAACCTTACCTGAACCTTCATCATCCCACCATCGTCAAGTTGCAAACCATAATCCAGAGAGACAACATTACAGCAAGTCCAAAAAAAAGTCGAGAGACATATCACTGGATGAACTTGAAAGGGAGaaagtaaacattttaaaaaatgtgtctgAAACGCTGCTAGATGTCAGTCATGATGTCGATGAAACATTTGGCAGACAGGTGATAACTGAGATGAAGCTGATCAAAAACCCACTGACCAAGATGAGACTGCGTCGCAGCATCCTTATGATGTTATATGATGCACATGAACATGAGATGAAACTACAGTCACATTCAGACTCCCAGCAAGCGTTCTGGCCCCAAACACCTTGGCAGGGACACACAAATCATAAACAAAACATTCAGACCGTGGATGATGATCTGCATGCGTGTGTCCCCCCTGTCCAACCGGCTCCTGCACAGACTGAAAATGATGTATCCGCAAGGAACTCAGTGGCTGAGCAGGAAGGGAAATATTTGGCTACTGAAAAAGATGAAGGTGCGTAAACATTTAGACTATTTTGCCTTTGAATGGGATACAGTGAGTGAAAGTGTCTGTTTCTTTACTTTTGTACAGA
This Paramisgurnus dabryanus chromosome 7, PD_genome_1.1, whole genome shotgun sequence DNA region includes the following protein-coding sequences:
- the LOC135770089 gene encoding uncharacterized protein isoform X2, whose product is MAKRKRENGAARWDSAMEGRFIELWQQYSCLYDVSARDYHDRLIKDQCWQAISEALHQPIVEVQTKATSLRTQYSRILHPKNGDKELTSRQRWILNSLQFLQPFIVQRGSQSALTLDDLEHVITDEGGEDQQEIEKDVSESSTSTPHHTSRPSTPLTLPEPSSSHHRQVANHNPERQHYSKSKKKSRDISLDELEREKVNILKNVSETLLDVSHDVDETFGRQVITEMKLIKNPLTKMRLRRSILMMLYDAHEHEMKLQSHSDSQQAFWPQTPWQGHTNHKQNIQTVDDDLHACVPPVQPAPAQTENDVSARNSVAEQEGKYLATEKDEEVENDASKINSVTESWLF
- the LOC135770089 gene encoding uncharacterized protein isoform X1, with the translated sequence MAKRKRENGAARWDSAMEGRFIELWQQYSCLYDVSARDYHDRLIKDQCWQAISEALHQPIVEVQTKATSLRTQYSRILHPKNGDKELTSRQRWILNSLQFLQPFIVQRGSQSALTLDDLEHVITDEGGEDQQEIEKDVSESSTSTPHHTSRPSTPLTLPEPSSSHHRQVANHNPERQHYSKSKKKSRDISLDELEREKVNILKNVSETLLDVSHDVDETFGRQVITEMKLIKNPLTKMRLRRSILMMLYDAHEHEMKLQSHSDSQQAFWPQTPWQGHTNHKQNIQTVDDDLHACVPPVQPAPAQTENDVSARNSVAEQEGKYLATEKDEVTKLPWKELVVKKEEEIENDLSSLNSQSSSG